The following are encoded in a window of Callithrix jacchus isolate 240 chromosome 9, calJac240_pri, whole genome shotgun sequence genomic DNA:
- the TMEM120B gene encoding transmembrane protein 120B isoform X2, whose protein sequence is MSGQLERCEREWHELEGEFQELQETHRIYKQKLEELAALQTLCSSSISKQKKHLQDLKHTLQRYKRHASREEAELVQQMAANIKERQNVFFNMEAYLPKKNGLYLNLVLGNVNVTLLSNQAKFAYKDEYEKFKLYLTIILLLGAVACRFVLHYRVTDEVFNFLLVWYYCTLTIRESILISNGSRIKGWWVSHHYVSTFLSGVMLTWPNGLIYQKFRNQFLAFSIFQSCVQFLQYYYQRGCLYRLRALGERNHLDLTVEGFQSWMWRGLTFLLPFLFCGHFWQLYNAVTLFELSTHEECREWQVFVLALTFLILFLGNFLTTLKVVHAKLRKNRGKTERP, encoded by the exons GAAACACACAGGATCTACAAGCAGAAGCTGGAGGAGCTGGCTGCGCTGCAGACGTTGTGTAGCAGTTCCATCAGTAAGCAGAAGAAGCACCTCCAGGACTTGAAGCACACACTCCAGAG GTACAAACGCCATGCCAGTCGGGAGGAGGCGGAGCTTGTTCAGCAGATGGCCGCAAACATCAAGGAGCGGCAGAACGTCTTCTTCAACATGGAGGCCTACCTGCCCAAGAAGAACGG GCTCTACTTGAACCTGGTCCTCGGCAATGTGAATGTGACCCTCCTCAGCAACCAGGCCAA GTTTGCCTACAAGGATGAGTATGAGAAGTTCAAGCTCTACCTGACCATCATCCTGCTCCTGGGTGCCGTGGCTTGTCGATTCGTCCTTCACTACAG GGTGACCGACGAAGTCTTCAACTTCCTGCTGGTGTGGTATTACTGCACCCTGACCATTCGGGAGAGCATTCTCATCAGCAACGGCTCAAG AATTAAAGGCTGGTGGGTGTCTCACCACTACGTCTCCACGTTCCTGTCCGGGGTGATGCTGACCTG GCCTAATGGACTCATTTATCAGAAGTTTCGAAACCAGTTTTTagcattttccatttttcaga GCTGCGTCCAGTTCCTGCAATATTATTACCAGAGGGGCTGCCTCTACCGGCTTCGGGCCCTGGGGGAGAGGAACCACCTGGATCTCACGGTGG AAGGGTTCCAGTCCTGGATGTGGCGGGGCCTGACCTTCCTCCTGCCCTTCCTCTTCTGTGGCCAT TTCTGGCAGCTCTATAATGCCGTCACGCTGTTTGAGCTCTCCACCCACGAGGAATGCAGAGAATGGCAG GTGTTCGTGCTGGCGCTCAccttcctcatcctcttcctcgGCAACTTCCTGACCACGCTCAAAGTGGTGCATGCCAAGCTCCGGAAGAACAGAGGCAAGACAGAGCGGCCCTGA